The genomic DNA CAGCCGCGTGGCTGGGCGCACGCGTACCCAGTTCATCGAGATGATGGGGCAGTTGAACCTGCCCAAGCCGAAGCTGATCGATGTGGCGGTGCCCGCCAACCAGCGGCTCGGGCTGCGGGATGGCGAAAGCGTGCCGCACGGGGTGTGACGCACGCGCGCGAAAAGCAATAAGCTATCGGCCTTCGCAGGCACTTGAATGGAGAAAGAAGACATGGCCCAGTACACCGCAGAGATCCTCTGGCAACGTGGCGAGCAGGATTTCCTCGGCAACCGCTATAGCCGCAAGCACCTGCTGCGATTCGACGGCGGCGTGGAAGTGCCAGGATCCTCATCGCCCCATGTCGTGCCCCTGCCCATGTCGGACGCCGCCGCCGTCGATCCCGAAGAAGCCTTCGTTTCGTCGCTCTCCAGCTGCCACATGCTGTGGTTCCTCTCCATCGCCGCCAAGCACAAGTTCTGCGTGGACCGCTACTTCGATGCCGCGGTCGGCACCATGGCGAAGAACGCGGAAGGCCGGATGGCCATGACGGTGGTCACGCTCAGGCCGGAGGTCGCCTTCTCCGGAGAGCGCCAGCCGACCCGCGAGGAACTGGCGCACCTGCATCACACGGCGCACGAGGCTTGCTTCATTGCCAACTCGGTGAAGTCGGAGGTGCGCTGCGAGCCTGTGTACGTGGGCGCGCAGGCCTGATTGCCCCGCTGCACGCCGCGGGCCTGCCAGCGATTCGGACTGATTCGGACTGCTCCGATTGAGCAAGCATGCAGATTGCGCTATGTTGGGGGCCCGCTGCCCGACCGCTCCTGCAGGTGCCCATTTGCCCGCCACGCCAATATCCGCCCCGGATCGCCAGCGCCGCCGCTTGCTGAAGGCTGCCGCTCTTGCCGGCGCTAGCGCCGGCTGCGCTTGCAGCGCGCCGGACCCATTGGTGGTGGACGACGTCAGCCAGTTGAACCCTATCCGCGTGGCGCAGTTGGCCACGCCGGCCAGCACGGCGCAGATCCAGCAAGCCTTGCGCGAAAGCGCCGGGCCGGTATCGATCGGCGGTGCGCGCTTCAGCATGGGCGGACAAGTGGCCATGGCCGATTCGCTGCATCTGGACATGCGCGGGATGAACCGCCTGGTATGGCTGGACGTGGCGGGCCGGCATGC from Cupriavidus sp. D39 includes the following:
- a CDS encoding OsmC family protein, with product MAQYTAEILWQRGEQDFLGNRYSRKHLLRFDGGVEVPGSSSPHVVPLPMSDAAAVDPEEAFVSSLSSCHMLWFLSIAAKHKFCVDRYFDAAVGTMAKNAEGRMAMTVVTLRPEVAFSGERQPTREELAHLHHTAHEACFIANSVKSEVRCEPVYVGAQA